A genomic window from Halorussus rarus includes:
- the pstA gene encoding phosphate ABC transporter permease PstA — translation MGGVTGAERDAGAGRDSGDDRGTAAERDALVREGTSLPELLAAGTVGLSALLFALALAAHFELVAMTDAVAGVPVVTALGALLAVLGATVVGFGVGSRLEVLPAEPQADAGLVAATAFAAVWFVVGGLVGSQTFGLGLGGWLVAALAAAVIAFAATVVPREDVGSTLPAGALALFAGLVFVTGTIGQQWSWAPGGLRATFFPRFVVPTAVMFCSLVTGWSAAKAYGGFGARGRHVGAHVLLYLNAGAIVAVLFGLVAFVVAKGFPGLVQGIAAEAGAGPSTTIALFGVSYTVVWPVSWPFLMNGVSLLAEVDGVLPAIAGTVWLVVGAVLFAVPLGVGAAVFLSEYADEGRFTEVVEIATNGLWSTPSIVYGLFGYAFLVPRFGGQKSLLSGMLTLGFMLLPLVVITGREAMLAVPDEYRDASAALGVTKWQTIRSVVLPAALPGVVTGVILGVGRVAGETAPILLTMAGGTFLPGTQTVDVVGGFQFTASPPFVTNPELLQATSALPYQVYALVTAGVAGPLDNPDNFAWGLVLVLLAVVLSFYAVGIATRYYFRRKLYR, via the coding sequence ATGGGCGGCGTCACCGGCGCGGAGCGGGACGCCGGCGCGGGCCGAGACTCCGGCGACGACCGCGGCACCGCCGCCGAGCGGGACGCGCTCGTCCGCGAGGGCACCTCGCTCCCCGAACTGCTCGCGGCCGGGACGGTCGGGCTCTCGGCGCTGCTGTTCGCGCTCGCGCTCGCCGCCCACTTCGAGCTGGTCGCGATGACCGACGCGGTCGCCGGCGTCCCCGTGGTGACCGCGCTCGGCGCGCTGCTCGCTGTCCTCGGTGCGACCGTCGTCGGCTTCGGCGTCGGGTCGCGCCTCGAAGTCCTCCCGGCCGAACCGCAGGCGGACGCCGGCCTGGTCGCGGCCACCGCGTTCGCGGCCGTCTGGTTCGTCGTCGGCGGACTCGTCGGGTCGCAGACGTTCGGGCTCGGGCTCGGCGGGTGGCTGGTCGCCGCGCTCGCGGCGGCCGTGATCGCGTTCGCCGCGACGGTCGTCCCCCGCGAGGACGTCGGGTCGACGCTGCCGGCGGGCGCGCTGGCGCTGTTCGCCGGGCTCGTCTTCGTCACCGGCACCATCGGCCAGCAGTGGTCGTGGGCGCCCGGCGGGCTCCGCGCGACGTTCTTCCCCCGGTTCGTCGTCCCGACCGCGGTGATGTTCTGTTCGCTGGTCACCGGGTGGTCGGCCGCGAAGGCCTACGGCGGCTTCGGGGCGCGCGGCCGGCACGTCGGCGCGCACGTCCTCCTCTACCTCAACGCCGGAGCCATCGTCGCGGTCCTGTTCGGGCTGGTGGCGTTCGTCGTCGCCAAGGGGTTCCCCGGTCTCGTCCAGGGAATCGCGGCCGAGGCCGGCGCCGGCCCGTCGACGACCATCGCCCTGTTCGGCGTCAGCTACACCGTCGTCTGGCCGGTGTCGTGGCCGTTCCTCATGAACGGCGTCTCGCTGCTGGCCGAGGTCGACGGCGTCCTGCCCGCCATCGCCGGCACGGTGTGGCTGGTGGTGGGCGCGGTGCTGTTCGCGGTCCCGCTTGGCGTCGGCGCGGCGGTCTTCCTGAGCGAGTACGCCGACGAGGGCCGGTTCACCGAGGTCGTCGAGATCGCGACCAACGGGCTGTGGAGCACGCCCAGCATCGTCTACGGGCTGTTCGGCTACGCGTTCCTCGTGCCGCGGTTCGGCGGCCAGAAGTCGCTGCTGTCGGGGATGCTCACGCTCGGGTTCATGCTGCTCCCGCTGGTCGTCATCACCGGGCGGGAGGCGATGCTCGCGGTGCCCGACGAGTACCGCGACGCCAGCGCCGCGCTCGGGGTCACGAAGTGGCAGACGATTCGGAGCGTGGTCCTGCCGGCCGCGCTCCCGGGGGTCGTCACTGGCGTCATCCTGGGGGTCGGCCGGGTCGCGGGCGAGACCGCCCCTATCCTGCTGACGATGGCGGGCGGGACGTTCCTCCCCGGAACCCAGACGGTGGACGTCGTCGGCGGCTTCCAGTTCACCGCGTCGCCGCCGTTCGTCACGAACCCCGAGCTCCTGCAGGCGACCAGCGCGCTCCCCTACCAGGTGTACGCGCTCGTCACCGCGGGCGTCGCCGGTCCGCTCGACAACCCGGACAACTTCGCGTGGGGGCTCGTGCTGGTCCTGCTCGCGGTCGTGCTGTCGTTCTACGCGGTCGGCATCGCCACGCGATACTACTTCCGGAGGAAACTCTACCGATGA